A region from the Bacillota bacterium genome encodes:
- a CDS encoding LysM peptidoglycan-binding domain-containing protein has protein sequence MTTPVKYFTGPAHGARVTSPFGMRNDPMNPGNQRMHNGTDFGGKPRGHVWTSPYPGVVTYVGTQGGRGLVVAIKVGSTLHIFQHLDKALVKKGDQVNTGTPIGTNGTTGDVTGPHLHYEIRVDNGSTLGSPVWGDPANFNFGGTGNMKTYTVVRGDTLYDIAKKFGVTVEDLRKWNNRTSAQDRNLEIGTVLIVSEPVNTGGVSQADHDALEKRVEALEKKLANVKKAL, from the coding sequence ATGACAACCCCAGTCAAATACTTCACCGGCCCGGCACACGGAGCCAGGGTGACCAGCCCTTTTGGCATGCGTAACGACCCCATGAACCCCGGCAATCAGCGGATGCACAATGGAACAGATTTTGGCGGTAAGCCCCGTGGCCATGTCTGGACAAGTCCTTATCCCGGAGTGGTCACCTACGTTGGCACCCAGGGTGGGCGCGGCCTGGTGGTTGCAATCAAAGTCGGCAGCACCCTGCATATTTTCCAGCACCTGGACAAGGCACTGGTTAAAAAGGGTGACCAAGTCAACACCGGCACCCCCATCGGAACCAACGGAACCACCGGGGACGTAACCGGCCCGCATCTGCATTATGAAATCCGTGTCGACAACGGCAGCACATTGGGCAGCCCAGTTTGGGGCGACCCGGCAAATTTTAATTTTGGAGGTACCGGCAACATGAAAACTTATACTGTAGTTCGCGGCGATACTCTTTACGATATTGCCAAAAAGTTTGGAGTCACTGTCGAGGATCTGCGTAAGTGGAACAACCGGACATCGGCCCAGGACCGGAACCTGGAGATCGGCACCGTTTTGATTGTATCTGAGCCGGTCAACACTGGTGGCGTCAGTCAAGCTGACCATGATGCACTCGAGAAGCGCGTCGAAGCCCTGGAGAAAAAGCTGGCCAACGTCAAAAAGGCCCTGTAG
- a CDS encoding phage tail family protein, protein MTQTNDSFSFRGLSSTDPQFGIESVMEVERPLAAGTRDRTLDVIGRDGTWDMGADLEAETHRIRIAIKAADEFQLRQYARNISAWLDHTKVGPLIYEDEPDKQYFARRTGRSLTEDIIHMGFADIFMFCPDPHAYATTTKTASPNEGTAPTPVRITATMTANADHLQINLGDQYIRLETALITGDEVIIDTNQGWVALNGLDARDKLTYDSELRQFLLPAGAFTLTADNATLSYVYRERWL, encoded by the coding sequence ATGACACAAACTAACGACTCTTTTAGTTTCCGCGGATTAAGTAGCACCGACCCTCAGTTTGGCATTGAGTCGGTGATGGAAGTTGAACGCCCCCTGGCTGCCGGAACAAGGGACAGGACTTTAGACGTCATCGGCCGCGACGGCACCTGGGACATGGGTGCCGACCTGGAAGCAGAAACCCACCGTATTCGGATAGCGATAAAAGCTGCAGACGAGTTTCAACTCCGACAGTACGCCAGGAACATCTCAGCATGGCTCGACCACACGAAGGTCGGGCCATTGATTTACGAGGATGAGCCTGATAAGCAATATTTTGCCCGACGGACCGGGCGGTCTTTGACCGAGGACATAATCCACATGGGATTTGCCGACATTTTTATGTTCTGCCCCGACCCCCACGCCTACGCCACCACCACCAAAACCGCCAGCCCAAACGAGGGCACAGCGCCCACACCAGTCCGCATAACCGCAACCATGACCGCCAACGCCGACCACCTGCAAATCAACCTCGGCGACCAATACATCCGGCTGGAGACCGCACTCATCACCGGCGACGAGGTCATCATCGACACCAATCAGGGCTGGGTGGCACTCAATGGCCTTGACGCTCGGGACAAGCTGACCTACGACAGCGAGCTCAGGCAGTTCCTGCTCCCAGCGGGGGCTTTTACTTTGACCGCGGACAACGCAACGCTGAGTTATGTATATCGAGAGAGGTGGCTATGA
- a CDS encoding phage gp6-like head-tail connector protein produces the protein MALTLPEVITWLRLEQDDLPPDEISLLQGYLSAAKEQLKNATENVSEENALARLYMLAWIHDWYFRVSEMADTRKSLISQLQNSYPDGDGDTDGEENGEEG, from the coding sequence ATGGCACTCACCCTACCAGAGGTAATCACGTGGTTGAGACTGGAGCAGGACGATTTACCGCCTGACGAGATCAGCCTGCTCCAGGGCTATCTTTCTGCAGCAAAAGAGCAGCTAAAAAACGCGACAGAGAATGTCAGCGAAGAAAATGCGCTGGCCAGGCTGTATATGCTCGCGTGGATCCACGACTGGTATTTTCGCGTTTCGGAGATGGCAGACACCAGGAAAAGCTTAATCAGCCAGCTCCAAAATTCTTACCCTGATGGCGACGGCGATACAGATGGAGAAGAAAACGGCGAGGAGGGGTAA
- a CDS encoding head-tail adaptor protein, whose translation MATAIQMEKKTARRGNMVRAGKMIHRVKIYAPPDPTEQGNTDEMGQVIDDWPHVGTRWAEVTDLTGRRLYAAQQEHAETTVEVRLHYTAVVKAGYRLQHGDRLLELVGGPADPTGLRRELVCRCRVVE comes from the coding sequence ATGGCGACGGCGATACAGATGGAGAAGAAAACGGCGAGGAGGGGTAATATGGTGCGAGCCGGCAAAATGATACACCGGGTTAAAATCTATGCCCCTCCTGACCCAACCGAGCAGGGGAACACCGATGAAATGGGGCAGGTGATTGATGACTGGCCCCACGTCGGCACCCGCTGGGCAGAGGTCACCGACCTCACTGGGCGCCGCCTCTACGCGGCTCAGCAAGAGCACGCAGAAACGACCGTCGAGGTGCGGCTCCACTATACAGCCGTGGTTAAGGCCGGTTATCGGTTGCAACATGGTGATCGCCTCCTGGAACTGGTGGGCGGGCCTGCTGACCCAACAGGGCTCCGGCGCGAACTCGTTTGCCGCTGCCGGGTGGTGGAGTAA
- a CDS encoding phage major capsid protein, which yields MKRQMRELQAKLADAEQEVRNHITAGETAKAENKMKEVRNIRNQIKMLEELGEEEQREINNAAPAGEKKDRDELAKAYKKAFVKAVRNKPLNADEQGIVRDYKAVMHSGDVTGEPDGDAGLIIPEDVQTRINELMRQFNDLSQYIRVETVNTASGSRVLELDEDMTPFAEVEEYGEIQKTDNPKFTPVTYKLVKRAGYLPLTGELLADSDQNILQYVIDWLARKGVVTKNTLITALLKGLTPDDLTGADIDKIKYVLNVELDPAISNTSMILTNQSGFHWLDTLKDDKGRYLLQDDITRPGQKMLLSRPIGVVSNRHLSNITEGDPEVTNAPFFIGNLAQTAVLFTRGRFALASTREGGEAWRRDSLELRAISRDDVRLWDTGAAKYGHITVEV from the coding sequence ATGAAAAGGCAAATGCGTGAGTTGCAAGCAAAGCTGGCCGACGCCGAGCAGGAGGTCCGCAATCATATCACTGCGGGCGAAACTGCCAAGGCCGAGAACAAGATGAAGGAAGTCAGAAACATTCGGAACCAGATCAAGATGCTGGAGGAGCTGGGCGAAGAGGAACAGCGTGAAATTAACAATGCTGCCCCCGCCGGCGAAAAGAAGGACCGTGATGAGCTGGCCAAGGCTTATAAAAAAGCCTTCGTTAAGGCCGTCCGGAATAAGCCTTTGAACGCCGACGAACAAGGTATCGTTCGTGATTACAAGGCGGTTATGCACTCTGGCGATGTTACCGGAGAGCCCGATGGCGATGCCGGTCTGATTATCCCTGAGGACGTCCAAACTCGAATCAATGAACTCATGCGGCAATTTAACGACCTGTCGCAGTACATCCGGGTTGAGACCGTCAACACCGCATCCGGCAGCCGGGTTCTTGAGCTCGACGAAGATATGACTCCTTTTGCTGAGGTGGAGGAATACGGTGAGATCCAAAAGACCGACAACCCCAAATTCACCCCGGTCACCTATAAGTTGGTCAAACGTGCTGGATACCTGCCGCTGACGGGTGAGCTTTTGGCTGACAGCGATCAAAACATCTTGCAGTATGTGATTGACTGGCTGGCCCGCAAAGGCGTTGTTACCAAGAACACTCTGATCACCGCGCTGCTGAAAGGCTTGACTCCTGACGATCTGACCGGCGCCGACATCGACAAAATCAAGTACGTCCTGAACGTTGAGCTGGACCCGGCCATCAGCAACACCTCGATGATCCTCACCAACCAAAGCGGTTTCCACTGGCTGGACACCCTCAAAGACGACAAGGGCCGCTACCTGCTCCAGGACGACATCACTCGCCCTGGCCAGAAAATGCTACTCAGCCGTCCGATTGGCGTTGTCTCTAACCGGCACCTGTCCAACATCACCGAGGGTGACCCCGAGGTCACCAACGCCCCGTTCTTCATCGGCAACTTGGCTCAGACTGCTGTCCTTTTCACTCGCGGCCGCTTTGCCCTGGCATCGACCCGCGAGGGCGGCGAAGCCTGGCGGCGTGACAGCTTAGAGCTCCGGGCAATCTCCCGCGACGATGTTCGCCTGTGGGATACTGGCGCCGCTAAGTACGGCCATATAACCGTGGAGGTGTAA
- a CDS encoding P27 family phage terminase small subunit has protein sequence MGRPAMPVQLHLAKGNTRGLTKAEIEARQAHEEKLRSGNTNPKQAPEVRDNEHAKKMFSRLKKLYKDIDYVEALDENAINRYCMIHAEHIELRQFRQGLIDQINAPGADIDWETRVELLDRLTKLEVRIEKKREMMIKLEDRLFLNPTARVKNVPKKAKQKAADPNADLFD, from the coding sequence GTGGGACGGCCAGCAATGCCGGTGCAATTGCATCTTGCAAAGGGTAACACCCGTGGGCTGACCAAAGCGGAAATCGAAGCGCGGCAAGCCCATGAAGAGAAGCTCCGCTCCGGCAACACCAACCCCAAACAGGCCCCCGAGGTCCGAGACAACGAGCATGCCAAGAAGATGTTCAGCCGGCTAAAGAAGCTGTATAAAGACATTGACTACGTGGAGGCCTTGGATGAGAATGCCATCAACCGATACTGCATGATTCATGCTGAGCACATAGAGCTCAGACAATTTAGACAAGGGCTCATTGACCAGATAAACGCCCCCGGGGCAGACATTGATTGGGAGACACGGGTTGAGCTTCTGGACAGATTGACCAAACTCGAAGTACGCATTGAAAAGAAACGGGAAATGATGATTAAGCTGGAGGATCGCCTATTCCTTAATCCCACTGCTCGGGTAAAGAATGTGCCGAAGAAGGCAAAACAAAAGGCGGCTGACCCCAATGCAGACCTATTCGATTAA
- a CDS encoding terminase large subunit: MQTYSIKDLDKLHPTTRYAAEVVSGLRVSCKKEWQACERHLKDLQRQGTEEFPFVFDETRADRVFDWFERCCRHVRGPLSGQLIQLVPFQKFDLGSIFGWVHEDSGARRFKKSFNMRARGNVKSTEMSGIGLYGMAGDCIYPPGQPELRQYESSPEVECAAVDRGQAMRVWRDAKLMAEGSPDIRKRLNIKETYISHQSRGGFIRPLSKDTKNKDSGAPCWVIIDEYHAHPTSLIHDVLFSGFGKRWQSHMAIITTAGQDAENNPCKKEYDICKKILEGDIVDETYYVMIRELDPDDDPHDKTNWVKANPILQDDNEYSRILLDQIETEYNLAFGSGDPSKIREWLTKRCDLWQADSENKYMSGCMDKYKALAVSREEFLKLVKGQVCWVGLDLSKTTDLTAAGFVFPLADGRYAVSAHGFMPEERAQQHEHSDRVPYKYWAKEGWCTLTPGAVTDYSYIKTHIYDIEMDEKWNVKEVCYDPYNATHFTGELEEDGYTRVEIRQGVQTLSEPTKFFRELVLKGKLVHDGSPLLTWCVDNAIEIMDNNGNIKLSKKHKDDSQRIDLLAAIINALVRAIHGDTYQPDPNQYAEEEFLDKIWGD; the protein is encoded by the coding sequence ATGCAGACCTATTCGATTAAGGATCTTGATAAGCTGCATCCCACAACCCGGTATGCAGCCGAAGTCGTCTCCGGCCTGAGGGTCAGCTGTAAAAAGGAATGGCAGGCCTGCGAGCGACACTTAAAGGACCTCCAGCGCCAAGGCACCGAAGAATTTCCATTTGTTTTCGATGAGACCAGAGCAGATAGAGTCTTCGACTGGTTCGAGCGGTGCTGTCGGCACGTTCGGGGACCGCTGTCTGGCCAACTCATCCAGCTGGTGCCGTTCCAAAAATTTGACCTTGGCAGCATCTTCGGCTGGGTGCATGAAGACTCTGGCGCCCGCCGGTTCAAAAAATCCTTTAACATGCGGGCTCGGGGTAATGTAAAATCAACCGAGATGTCCGGCATCGGGCTATATGGTATGGCAGGTGACTGCATATACCCTCCCGGGCAGCCAGAACTCCGGCAGTATGAGAGCAGCCCGGAAGTAGAGTGCGCCGCGGTTGACCGTGGCCAAGCAATGCGTGTATGGCGCGATGCGAAACTGATGGCCGAAGGCAGCCCCGACATCCGTAAGCGGTTAAACATCAAGGAGACTTATATCAGCCACCAGAGCCGGGGTGGCTTTATCCGTCCGCTTTCAAAGGACACAAAGAACAAAGACTCCGGCGCCCCCTGCTGGGTAATTATCGACGAATACCACGCACACCCCACCAGCTTGATTCACGATGTCTTGTTCTCCGGCTTTGGTAAACGGTGGCAATCTCACATGGCCATAATCACGACGGCCGGACAGGACGCTGAAAACAACCCTTGCAAAAAGGAATACGATATTTGCAAGAAAATCCTAGAGGGCGACATCGTCGATGAGACTTACTACGTTATGATCCGCGAACTGGATCCGGACGATGACCCTCACGACAAAACCAACTGGGTAAAAGCAAACCCCATCCTCCAGGATGACAACGAATATTCCCGGATCCTGCTGGACCAAATCGAGACCGAATATAACCTGGCGTTCGGTTCCGGAGACCCCAGTAAAATCAGGGAATGGCTTACGAAGCGTTGTGATCTCTGGCAAGCAGACTCCGAGAACAAGTACATGTCCGGCTGCATGGACAAATACAAGGCCTTGGCGGTGTCCAGGGAAGAGTTCCTCAAGCTTGTCAAAGGGCAAGTCTGCTGGGTGGGTCTTGACCTGTCAAAAACCACTGACCTCACGGCAGCGGGCTTTGTGTTTCCTTTAGCGGATGGACGTTACGCCGTGTCAGCTCACGGCTTTATGCCTGAAGAAAGGGCACAGCAGCACGAGCACTCAGACCGCGTTCCGTATAAATATTGGGCCAAGGAAGGCTGGTGCACTCTTACCCCTGGGGCGGTTACTGATTACAGCTATATAAAAACCCATATATACGACATAGAGATGGACGAGAAGTGGAACGTCAAAGAAGTTTGTTATGACCCATATAACGCCACGCACTTCACCGGCGAGCTTGAGGAGGATGGCTACACCCGGGTGGAGATCCGCCAGGGCGTGCAGACCTTGTCGGAGCCGACAAAGTTTTTCCGTGAGTTGGTGCTTAAAGGCAAACTGGTCCACGACGGGAGCCCGCTGCTTACTTGGTGCGTCGATAATGCCATCGAAATCATGGACAACAACGGAAACATCAAGCTCAGCAAAAAGCACAAAGATGACAGTCAACGAATTGACCTTTTGGCGGCCATCATCAACGCTCTGGTCCGGGCGATACATGGCGATACTTACCAACCGGATCCAAACCAATACGCCGAGGAAGAATTCCTCGACAAAATATGGGGTGATTAA
- a CDS encoding phage major tail protein, TP901-1 family, translating to MPEKITGVDILILVETETDPESVWTPVGGQRGATLSESRDTVSTTSKLSPGRMHENEYGFGEWSISCDGVYVESEEAYNKLVQAMRNRKKVKARWQEGGEDAKEGMALVTSRELEGPYDGEATYSIELQGTGEITEIV from the coding sequence ATGCCTGAGAAGATTACCGGCGTTGACATCTTAATACTGGTTGAGACAGAAACTGACCCCGAAAGTGTTTGGACTCCTGTTGGCGGTCAACGTGGTGCAACGCTCTCTGAGTCCCGTGACACCGTAAGCACCACATCCAAGCTGTCCCCCGGCAGGATGCACGAAAATGAGTATGGCTTTGGCGAGTGGTCCATCTCCTGCGACGGCGTGTATGTCGAGTCCGAAGAGGCCTACAACAAGCTGGTTCAGGCCATGAGGAACCGCAAAAAGGTAAAGGCCCGCTGGCAAGAGGGCGGCGAAGATGCAAAAGAGGGCATGGCGCTCGTCACTAGCCGCGAACTTGAAGGCCCCTACGACGGTGAAGCCACCTACAGCATTGAGCTGCAAGGCACTGGCGAAATCACCGAGATTGTATAA
- a CDS encoding phage tail tape measure protein, with protein sequence MSTLASLIVRIGSDAKGLEKDLGKIENKLNRTANKLGRVGKTMTTHVTLPIVAATGAVIKFGADFDSAMTKSLAIMGDVSDAMRGDMEGAARSVAKTTRFSATEAAESYYFLASAGLDAAQSIEALPKVAAFAQAGNFDMARATDLLTDAQSALGLASDDTAENIENMSRVSDTLTKAQTLANASTEEFASSLTSKAGNALNTVNKEVEEGVAALAVFADQGIKGEAAGTLLTNTLFGLSDRARESAADFKRLGIDVFNADGTMRNMADITEDLEDALGGMSEQEKLAELAKMGFTKQAREGILALMGNSDALRNYEKDLKSAGGVTDEVAEKQLDNFWDKLGLIKDQLIDVALELYKNLEPALNNYLIPALQKGVDWLSRIAEWFSGLSVRMRAVIGVIIAVVAAIGPFLLGLSMAYRTASSVIGTLKLLVGTLGGLLTSTTLVVLGIAALVALFIYAWHTSETFREVVTEVFEAIREVVTAVIGVIREVITIALDYIREFWDNWGADIIGFVTNAFEEIWAIIGQVMELIQAVIDVALTWIEWVWDKWGDWIMVAWGFVWDSIVGILTTVWDVIKSTIDGALTIIRGILDVFIGLFTGDWERMWDGMAGILKGVVNVIIGLINGIIGAAERMVNAIGNAINKIPKFKVPNWVPLIGGSEFGLPNIPKVSFPKIPKLATGTNFVPDDMLAWIHKGEAVVPKKYNPDAGGSGGGGGATKKLEISGTIRHEGVNDRGQLVASVDTFMKFLDNGRVQRKLDEVSEKNQRRTLSPQGLGG encoded by the coding sequence GTGTCAACTTTAGCATCATTAATAGTCCGCATCGGCTCAGATGCAAAGGGCCTCGAAAAAGACCTAGGCAAAATTGAAAACAAGCTCAACCGGACGGCAAACAAACTTGGCCGTGTCGGCAAAACCATGACCACACACGTCACCCTCCCCATTGTGGCCGCGACCGGCGCCGTTATAAAGTTCGGCGCCGATTTTGATTCAGCCATGACTAAATCTTTGGCCATCATGGGTGACGTCTCGGACGCAATGCGGGGCGACATGGAAGGTGCTGCTCGCTCCGTGGCCAAAACAACCCGATTCTCCGCAACTGAAGCTGCGGAGAGTTATTATTTTCTGGCCAGCGCCGGCCTGGACGCTGCACAGAGTATCGAGGCCTTACCAAAAGTTGCCGCATTTGCCCAGGCAGGGAACTTTGACATGGCGCGGGCAACCGACTTACTCACTGACGCCCAGAGCGCGCTTGGCTTGGCATCTGACGATACAGCAGAAAATATCGAGAACATGAGCCGCGTTAGCGATACGCTTACCAAAGCGCAAACTTTGGCCAACGCCAGCACCGAGGAGTTTGCGTCATCACTCACCAGCAAAGCTGGTAACGCTCTAAATACCGTCAACAAAGAGGTTGAGGAGGGCGTGGCAGCGTTAGCAGTTTTCGCCGACCAGGGCATCAAAGGTGAGGCTGCGGGCACGCTGCTCACTAACACTCTGTTTGGTCTCTCTGATCGCGCCCGCGAGTCCGCAGCTGATTTTAAGCGGTTAGGTATTGATGTTTTTAACGCCGACGGCACCATGCGTAACATGGCGGACATCACCGAGGACCTAGAAGACGCGCTCGGCGGCATGAGCGAGCAGGAAAAACTGGCCGAGCTTGCAAAGATGGGCTTTACGAAACAAGCCCGGGAAGGTATCCTGGCCCTCATGGGCAACTCGGATGCACTCCGGAACTACGAAAAGGATTTGAAATCTGCAGGCGGCGTCACTGACGAAGTTGCCGAGAAACAACTCGACAACTTTTGGGATAAACTTGGCCTGATTAAGGACCAGCTTATTGATGTCGCCCTGGAACTATATAAAAATTTGGAGCCCGCACTCAACAACTACCTGATTCCAGCCCTGCAAAAAGGGGTTGACTGGCTGAGCAGAATTGCCGAATGGTTCTCAGGGCTAAGCGTCCGCATGAGGGCCGTCATCGGTGTAATTATTGCCGTTGTTGCAGCCATTGGACCGTTCCTGCTGGGACTTTCCATGGCCTACAGGACAGCGTCTTCTGTGATTGGGACACTAAAACTCCTGGTTGGTACGCTAGGCGGGCTTCTCACGTCGACCACTTTGGTTGTCCTCGGCATCGCGGCTTTGGTCGCGCTTTTTATTTACGCCTGGCACACCAGCGAAACCTTCAGGGAAGTTGTGACAGAGGTTTTTGAGGCCATCCGGGAGGTTGTGACGGCTGTCATCGGTGTGATCCGTGAGGTTATAACAATCGCGCTGGACTATATTCGGGAGTTTTGGGACAACTGGGGAGCCGACATCATCGGCTTTGTAACCAACGCCTTTGAAGAAATCTGGGCAATCATCGGTCAGGTGATGGAGTTGATCCAGGCGGTTATCGACGTGGCACTAACTTGGATAGAGTGGGTCTGGGACAAGTGGGGCGACTGGATTATGGTCGCCTGGGGATTTGTGTGGGACAGCATCGTCGGCATACTCACCACCGTCTGGGATGTCATAAAAAGCACCATCGACGGCGCTCTCACCATAATACGTGGCATCCTTGACGTTTTTATCGGCCTCTTCACCGGCGACTGGGAGCGGATGTGGGACGGTATGGCCGGCATCCTCAAAGGAGTGGTCAATGTCATCATTGGCCTCATCAATGGGATTATCGGCGCCGCTGAGAGGATGGTCAACGCCATCGGGAACGCCATCAATAAGATCCCGAAATTCAAGGTCCCCAATTGGGTCCCCTTGATAGGCGGTAGCGAATTTGGATTGCCCAACATCCCCAAGGTTTCGTTCCCCAAAATCCCGAAGCTCGCCACTGGCACAAATTTTGTCCCCGATGACATGCTGGCGTGGATCCATAAAGGCGAGGCTGTTGTACCTAAAAAATACAACCCCGATGCTGGTGGCAGCGGTGGAGGTGGCGGAGCCACGAAAAAGCTGGAAATCTCCGGCACCATTCGGCACGAGGGTGTCAACGACCGCGGCCAGCTGGTCGCGTCGGTCGATACTTTCATGAAGTTTTTAGATAACGGCCGAGTGCAGCGTAAACTCGACGAGGTCAGCGAAAAGAATCAGCGCCGCACGCTGAGCCCACAAGGGTTAGGAGGTTAG
- a CDS encoding Clp protease ClpP, producing MDKKGKKGKQAEKFWTIRNSASDEKVGEVLLYGEISNYSWWGDEVTPKQFREDLDALGDVDEIRVYINSPGGDVFAGQTIYSIIKRHSATINVYIDGLAASAASVIAMAGDKIIMPVNSMLMIHNPWTFGFGEANDFRKLADDLDQIRGSMVAAYKTKTDKDDQEIIDLLDAETWLTAAEAVEAGFADEVEESKQVAASVRGRTVVINGQEMDLTRYNKAPKFLVAAKAAGPDPTLADPDPNTSDPNPEPDPAEAKGQEDKLKLLALELELETGNPVDQTKEVD from the coding sequence ATGGACAAGAAGGGCAAGAAGGGCAAGCAGGCTGAAAAGTTTTGGACAATCCGTAACTCCGCAAGCGACGAAAAGGTTGGCGAGGTTTTGCTTTACGGCGAAATTTCCAACTACAGTTGGTGGGGAGACGAAGTGACCCCAAAACAATTCCGGGAAGACCTGGACGCGCTTGGCGATGTTGACGAAATTCGTGTGTATATTAACTCCCCGGGCGGTGATGTTTTTGCCGGACAAACAATCTACAGCATAATCAAACGCCACAGCGCCACGATCAACGTCTATATTGATGGCCTGGCAGCATCTGCCGCCAGCGTTATCGCCATGGCCGGCGACAAAATCATCATGCCGGTCAACTCTATGCTTATGATCCACAATCCATGGACCTTTGGTTTCGGGGAGGCTAACGATTTCCGCAAGCTGGCTGACGACCTGGACCAAATCCGGGGGAGCATGGTGGCGGCCTACAAAACCAAAACAGACAAGGATGATCAGGAAATCATTGATTTATTGGACGCTGAAACCTGGCTGACCGCTGCTGAAGCTGTTGAGGCGGGCTTTGCTGATGAAGTCGAGGAGTCCAAGCAAGTAGCAGCAAGCGTCAGAGGCCGGACAGTCGTCATTAACGGCCAGGAGATGGACTTAACTCGGTACAACAAAGCCCCGAAGTTCCTGGTGGCGGCCAAAGCAGCCGGTCCTGACCCAACCCTAGCTGACCCTGACCCCAACACCTCCGACCCTAACCCCGAGCCAGACCCCGCTGAGGCTAAGGGCCAGGAGGACAAGCTTAAACTGTTGGCACTGGAATTAGAACTAGAGACCGGGAACCCGGTCGACCAAACAAAGGAGGTTGATTAA
- a CDS encoding phage portal protein, which produces MLFRRLVHNTINVRAEAETVELGDRRLLEMLGIQPDEINLRGKNALKEATVYACIKILSESVAKLPCKIFEETSQGIKKRPGHPLYPLLKNRPNPYMTAIDMFRAAEAQRNLHGNAYIVPEVVRSGPDKGKFRHLWPVDAENVQIWVDDAGIFGRQKRVWYVIQSGGDEIRLDPEEIIHLKAMTLDGITGVPPLMYLKYLVEAGASGTKYIRDFFKQGLQAKGIVHYTGDLNKEAEDKFRERFERMAAGLKNAHRVALLPFGYQFQQLQLTMADAQFLENAQLTAVQIATAFGIKMHQLNNLDRSTHTNIEHQQRQFYSDTLQAILTMYEQEMTYKLFTPSEFEAGYYIRFNVDSILRADIGTRMEAYRKGIQGGMLAPNEAREKEELAPFDGGDMLLVNKAMVPLSQLEQLIEKQITNSGEGGEKNGQEGQEGQAG; this is translated from the coding sequence ATGTTATTCCGGCGCCTGGTCCACAACACAATAAACGTACGCGCAGAAGCGGAAACCGTTGAGCTGGGCGACCGCCGCTTGTTGGAGATGCTAGGCATCCAGCCTGACGAAATCAATCTCCGTGGCAAAAACGCCCTCAAAGAGGCCACAGTTTACGCGTGTATCAAGATTCTGAGTGAGTCTGTGGCAAAGTTGCCCTGTAAAATCTTCGAGGAGACCAGTCAGGGCATAAAAAAGCGCCCCGGACACCCGCTTTATCCGTTACTTAAAAACCGGCCCAATCCCTACATGACTGCGATTGACATGTTCCGAGCCGCTGAAGCGCAGCGAAACCTCCACGGTAACGCATATATCGTGCCCGAAGTTGTTCGCAGCGGTCCCGACAAGGGTAAATTCCGCCACCTCTGGCCAGTTGATGCTGAGAACGTCCAAATTTGGGTTGACGATGCCGGCATTTTTGGTCGGCAAAAGCGGGTTTGGTACGTAATCCAGTCGGGCGGCGATGAAATTCGCCTGGATCCCGAAGAGATCATCCACCTAAAAGCGATGACCCTAGACGGGATAACTGGCGTACCGCCGCTTATGTATCTCAAATACTTGGTCGAGGCCGGTGCCTCTGGCACAAAGTACATTCGGGACTTCTTTAAGCAAGGCCTCCAGGCGAAGGGCATTGTCCACTATACCGGGGATTTAAATAAAGAGGCCGAGGATAAGTTTCGGGAGCGGTTTGAACGCATGGCGGCGGGCCTTAAAAATGCCCACAGGGTTGCATTGCTCCCCTTTGGGTACCAGTTCCAACAGCTTCAGTTGACCATGGCCGATGCACAGTTTTTGGAAAACGCTCAGCTGACCGCCGTCCAGATTGCCACCGCTTTCGGGATAAAAATGCACCAGCTGAACAACCTGGACCGCTCCACCCACACCAACATTGAGCACCAGCAGCGGCAGTTTTATTCCGACACGCTGCAAGCAATCTTAACGATGTACGAGCAAGAAATGACATACAAATTGTTCACCCCGTCTGAGTTCGAGGCGGGGTATTACATTCGCTTCAACGTCGATTCCATTCTCCGGGCGGACATTGGCACCAGGATGGAGGCTTACAGGAAGGGCATCCAGGGTGGGATGCTCGCTCCCAATGAGGCCAGAGAAAAAGAAGAGCTTGCGCCGTTTGACGGTGGCGACATGCTACTGGTTAACAAAGCAATGGTCCCTCTGTCTCAACTGGAACAGCTAATCGAAAAACAGATAACCAACTCCGGGGAGGGAGGTGAGAAAAATGGACAAGAAGGGCAAGAAGGGCAAGCAGGCTGA